The Pseudomonas aeruginosa genome includes the window ACGAGGGAATCCGCCAGGCCACCGTGATCGAACCGGTGACGCAGCCGGCCAGGGTCGCGCAGGCCATCCCGAGCATCGCCGCCGGCAGCACGCCCCAGCCCCAGCCGAGCGTCGCCAGGCTTACCGCCGAGGCCGCCAGGGCCAGCACCGAACCCACCGAGAGATCGATGCCGCCGACGATCAGGATGAAGGTCATGCCCACCGCCAGCACCACCAGGTCGGGGATCTGGTTGGCGATGGCGAGGAAGGTGCCATAGCTGAGGAAGTGGCTGCTCAGCGCCGAGAACAGCGCGATCATCGCCAGCAGCGCGCCGGCCAGGCCGAGGTAGGTGCCCAGGCCGAAATAGTTGCCGCGTCGCAGGGTTGGCGCTGCGGCGGCGGTAGCGGAAGACGTCGGGTCGCTCATTTCTGGTTCCTTGCGTTGCGTGTTCACGACGTCGCCAGCAGCGCGTCGCGTTTCTTGTAACCGGCGAAGGCCGCCGCCAGCAGCGCGTCCTGGGTCCAGGCGTCGCGCTCGAAGGTGTTCACCATACGTCCCGCCGAGAGCACGCCGATGCGATCGCAGATCAGCATCAGCTCGCGCAGGTCGCTGGACACCACCACCAGCGCCTTGCCCCGGCGGGTCAGTTCGGCGAGCAAGGCATAGATGTCGAACTTGGCGCCGACGTCGATGCCACGGGTCGGCTCGTCGAACAGCAGCACCTGGCAGTCGCGCTCCAGCCAGCGGCCGATCACCACCTTCTGCTGGTTGCCGCCGGACAGTTCGCCCACCGCCTGCGCGGTGTCCGCGCAGCGCACCCGCAGCGCCTCCACCTGACGCCGCGCCAGGGCTTCCTCGCGGCGCCGGTCGATCACCCCGTGGCGCGCCAGCGCCGGCAGGTTGCCCAGGGCCAGGTTGGCGCTGATCGACTGGTCCAGCAGCAGGCCCTCGCCCTTGCGGTCCTCGGTGATCAGCGCCACCCCCTGGCGCACCGAGTCGGCCGGCGAACGCAGGCTCAGGCGCTGCGGCGGATCGCCGAGCAGGACCTGCCCACCGTCGGCGCGGTCGGCGCCGTAGATCAGGCGCAACAATTCGGTGCGCCCGGAGCCGATCAGTCCGGAAATGCCGAAGATCTCCCCCGCGCGCACCTCGAACGACACCTCATGCACCTTGCCGCGCCGGCTCAACCGCTCCACCCGCAGCAACGGCGCGCCGATCTGCCGTGTACCCAGGTCGAAGCGCTCGCCCAGCTCGCGGCCGACCATCAGGGTCACCAGTTGGTCGGCGTCGTAGCGCTCGATCGGCTCGACGCAGACCAGGTGGCCATCGCGCAACACCGAGATGCGCTGCGAAATCCGCGCCAGTTCCTCCAGTCGATGGGAGATGTAGACGATCGCCACGCCGCGTTCGCGCAGCCGCTCGACCTGCTCGAAGAGCATGTCCACTTCGCGCGCGGTAAGCATCGCCGTGGGTTCGTCGAGGATCAGCAAACGGCAGTCGCCGATCAGGTTGCGGGCGATCTCGACCATCTGCTGGTGGCCGATGCCGAGGTCGCCGACCAGCGTGTCGGGATCGATCGCCTCCAGGCCGACCTGGGCCATCGCCTCGCGGGCCGCCGCGCGCAGGCGCCGACGGTCGATCCAGCCGGCGCGCCGGGGCAGGTCGTGGAGGAACAGGTTCTCCGCCACCGACAGGGTCGGCAGCAGGTTCAGTTCCTGCATCACCATGCGCACGCCCAGCGCCTCGGCCTCGCGGCGGCTAGCGGGGGCGTAGGGCCGGCCGAGGAGCTCCAGGCTGCCGGCGCCGGGACGTTCCAGGCCGCCGACGATCTTCGACAAGGTGCTCTTGCCGGCACCGTTCTCGCCGGTCAGGGCCAGCACCTCGCCGCCGAACAATTGCAGGTCGATCTCCGCCAGCACCGGCTGCGCGTAGGTCTTGCCGACCCCGCGGATGCTCAGCAGCGGCAATGCGTCGCTAGACATGGGAAGGCTCCATCGGACGGCTCAGGGCGCGGTCACCAACTCGACAGGCGTCTCGACCACGCCGTCCTTCTCATGTTCCGGGGTTTGCCCGGCGAGCAGCTTGAGCGCGGTCTGGATACCGAACACCGCCTGCTTCGCGGCGAACTGGTCGGCAGTGGCCAGTACCCGGCCATCCTTGAGCATCGGCTTGATCGCCTGGATATTGTCGTAGCCGACCACCTTCACCTGCCCGGCGCGGCCCGCCGCGCGCACCGCCGATACCGCGCCGAGGGCCATGCTGTCGTTGCCGGCGAGCAGCGCCTTGAGGTCCGGATGCTCGTTGAGCATCGCCGAAGCCACCGCGTTGCCCTTCTCGATTTCCCAGTTGCCCGACTGCAAGGAGACGATCTTCATCCCCGCCGCGTCCATCGCATCCCTGAAGCCGGCGGTGCGCTGCTGGGCATTGGTGGTCGTGGAGACCCCTTCGATGATGCCGACCTCGTCG containing:
- a CDS encoding sugar ABC transporter ATP-binding protein translates to MSSDALPLLSIRGVGKTYAQPVLAEIDLQLFGGEVLALTGENGAGKSTLSKIVGGLERPGAGSLELLGRPYAPASRREAEALGVRMVMQELNLLPTLSVAENLFLHDLPRRAGWIDRRRLRAAAREAMAQVGLEAIDPDTLVGDLGIGHQQMVEIARNLIGDCRLLILDEPTAMLTAREVDMLFEQVERLRERGVAIVYISHRLEELARISQRISVLRDGHLVCVEPIERYDADQLVTLMVGRELGERFDLGTRQIGAPLLRVERLSRRGKVHEVSFEVRAGEIFGISGLIGSGRTELLRLIYGADRADGGQVLLGDPPQRLSLRSPADSVRQGVALITEDRKGEGLLLDQSISANLALGNLPALARHGVIDRRREEALARRQVEALRVRCADTAQAVGELSGGNQQKVVIGRWLERDCQVLLFDEPTRGIDVGAKFDIYALLAELTRRGKALVVVSSDLRELMLICDRIGVLSAGRMVNTFERDAWTQDALLAAAFAGYKKRDALLATS